DNA sequence from the Leptospira limi genome:
GATCCGAATCCATTTATGAACCGACTCAAACTGAAAGAAGCCATGTATCTCATGTCCCAAGGGGAAGAAGTTGATCCTTCCACTCTCAGTAGGATCTTACAAACGGTAGTCCCAAATCCTGATTCCAAAATTCGGATTTACTTACAGTTTTTAAACGATTCCTGGAAGGTACTCATGAGTGACTGGGAAAATACCATCCTACATACCTCCCAATTGGCTCTCCGAGGGCAAGGAAACCTTGGTGCTTTCCGAGTCCACAGACAGGTAGCAGGAAGGGATCTGGATTTTGTTTTCCAACCAAATCCAGAAAAAAACCAAGTTTTTTTATCAGTGGAAGCATCCAATGCAGAAAGGTTGTCTGCCAAATTATTTTTGGATGGAACTCCAGTGGAAACCTTAACCAAACTAGGTACCCAATCGATGTTTGACTCACCCATCACCTTGGATTCCAGCCCAGAACTTGCCATTTTTGAATCTGGCAAAGAAATTGGTAGGTATCATTTTATGCTACAATCGTAATTTTTTTGGAAGGTGTGCAATAAACTGGAAACAATAAGCAATTGATAGTTTGAGAAGTGGATCTACCTTTCGGTAACTACTTTCTTTTTCCAAACTAGTTCACACTTAAAGACATCCCGGCGAAAGTCGGGATTTTTTTTTTAAGCATTCACTCGGAAATAAATCACATCTCCATCTTGGACAATGTATTCCTTTCCTTCCACGCGGAGTTTCCCTTCTTCTTTTACTTTTGCAGCGTCTCCCGTACGATCTAAATCTTCGTAACGCATCACTTCCGCACGGATGTAACCTTTTTCAAAATCAGAATGGATAACACTAGCAGCAACGGGACCAGAACTACCTTGTTTGGTTGTCCAAGCTCTTACTTCCTCCACTCCCGCAGTAAAAAATGTGAGTAGGCCTAAGAGTTGGTAAGAAGCACGAATCATACGAGAAAGGCCTGATTCTTTTTCTCCAATCTCTTCTAAAAATGCCAATTGGTCTTCTTTTTCAAGTCCAGAGATTTCTTCTTCAAAACGACCACATAAAACGACAACTGGTGCTCCTTCTTTGTTTGCAAAGTCGGTGATGGTTTTAACAAGTGGGTTGTCTGTTGATTTTACATCCGAATCAAGAATATTAGCTACGTATAACACGGGCTTAATGGTGATTAAATTGAATTTTTTTGCGATTTTTACTTCTTCTTCGTTTAATTCAACAGTAGAAGCCCTGTTCCCTTTTTTAAGTGCCTCCAAAATTTTATCCATCACTGATAAAATTTCTGCTGCTTCTTTAT
Encoded proteins:
- the ychF gene encoding redox-regulated ATPase YchF; the protein is MALNCGIVGLPNVGKSTIFNALTKAGAQAANYPFCTIEPNTGVVEVPDERLNRLAEIYKPKRTVPTMIEFVDIAGLVKGASQGEGLGNQFLSHIREVDAICHVVRAFQDENITHVHGKVDPIEDITVINYELILADLDSLEKQQQRVSKTAKTGNKEAAEILSVMDKILEALKKGNRASTVELNEEEVKIAKKFNLITIKPVLYVANILDSDVKSTDNPLVKTITDFANKEGAPVVVLCGRFEEEISGLEKEDQLAFLEEIGEKESGLSRMIRASYQLLGLLTFFTAGVEEVRAWTTKQGSSGPVAASVIHSDFEKGYIRAEVMRYEDLDRTGDAAKVKEEGKLRVEGKEYIVQDGDVIYFRVNA